A genomic segment from Corylus avellana chromosome ca5, CavTom2PMs-1.0 encodes:
- the LOC132182671 gene encoding uncharacterized protein LOC132182671: protein MSSMASLASQICSDISCIFSKPTHPHPPPLDLLLTELTTTSAQNGRVFLYGVGREGLMLKALCMRLAHLGLSAHFVFDMTTPPIATNDLLIASAGPGGFSTVDAICNVARSHGGRVLLLTAQPETGSCVKHASVICYVPAQTMADDAVEGGAVKSRPVLPMGSLYEGALFVLFEMVVYKLGEVLGESPEAVRSRHTNLE from the coding sequence atgAGTTCAATGGCCTCCCTTGCCTCACAGATATGCTCAGACATATCCTGTATCTTCTCAAAACCCACCCATCCCCACCCACCCCCGTTGGACCTCTTGCTGACGGAGCTCACCACCACATCGGCCCAAAACGGGCGGGTCTTCCTCTACGGAGTGGGCCGAGAGGGCCTGATGCTCAAGGCCCTCTGCATGCGCCTCGCCCACTTGGGCCTCTCTGCCCACTTCGTCTTCGACATGACCACTCCCCCAATCGCCACCAACGACCTCCTCATCGCCTCCGCTGGCCCCGGCGGATTCTCCACCGTCGATGCCATATGCAACGTGGCACGATCCCACGGTGGTAGAGTTCTGTTGCTAACGGCTCAGCCGGAGACCGGTTCGTGCGTCAAGCATGCGAGTGTGATCTGTTACGTGCCGGCGCAAACCATGGCGGATGATGCGGTTGAGGGCGGCGCGGTGAAATCTCGGCCGGTGCTTCCGATGGGGAGTTTGTACGAGGGGGCTTTGTTTGTACTGTTTGAGATGGTTGTGTATAAATTGGGCGAGGTATTGGGTGAGAGCCCTGAAGCCGTCCGATCACGCCACACTAATCTCGAATGA